In Dyella terrae, one DNA window encodes the following:
- the thiD gene encoding bifunctional hydroxymethylpyrimidine kinase/phosphomethylpyrimidine kinase → MTHTPPIALTIAGSDSGGGAGIQADLKAFHARGVHGLSVIAAITSQNTRGVTAVHAVPLSHIRSQIDAVFDDFPIAAAKTGMLGNAAITRLVAREMRKRKPAWLVVDPVMIATSGARLLTEDAVAAMVNDLIPLADVLTPNLPEAEALLGRELRTRKDLDQAGEDLLSLGASSVLLKGGHARGGEVVDRFFDAKGVLELRHPRLKIEGHGTGCTLASAIAAELAKGKTPRAAVKAAIGYVQRALQGSYRPGGGPVHVLAH, encoded by the coding sequence GTGACCCACACACCACCTATCGCCCTCACCATCGCCGGCTCCGACTCCGGCGGCGGTGCCGGCATCCAGGCCGACCTGAAGGCCTTCCATGCCCGCGGCGTCCACGGGCTCTCCGTCATCGCGGCCATCACCTCGCAGAACACGCGCGGCGTCACCGCCGTCCACGCGGTGCCACTCAGCCACATTCGCAGCCAGATCGACGCCGTCTTCGACGATTTCCCGATTGCCGCGGCGAAGACCGGGATGCTTGGCAATGCCGCTATTACGCGCCTGGTGGCGCGCGAGATGCGCAAGCGCAAACCGGCATGGCTGGTGGTCGACCCGGTGATGATCGCCACCAGCGGCGCCCGCCTGCTGACCGAAGACGCCGTCGCGGCGATGGTCAATGACCTGATTCCGCTGGCCGATGTCCTCACGCCCAATCTGCCCGAAGCCGAGGCCCTGTTGGGACGCGAGCTGCGCACGCGCAAGGATCTCGACCAGGCCGGCGAAGACCTGCTGAGCCTCGGCGCCTCGTCAGTGCTCCTCAAAGGCGGCCATGCCCGCGGCGGGGAAGTGGTCGACCGGTTCTTTGACGCGAAGGGCGTGCTCGAACTGCGTCACCCTCGCCTCAAGATCGAAGGACACGGCACCGGCTGCACGCTGGCGTCGGCCATCGCCGCCGAGCTGGCCAAGGGCAAGACGCCCCGCGCCGCCGTGAAGGCCGCCATCGGCTACGTCCAGCGCGCGCTCCAGGGCAGTTATCGCCCGGGTGGCGGCCCCGTCCACGTCCTGGCGCATTGA
- a CDS encoding PhoH family protein, with protein sequence MTGSKRIYALDTNVLLHDPTSLFRFEEHDVFIPMTVLEELDEKKKGGSEVSRNGRQVSRFLNELIEQGNGHGISNGIELISPQGIKLKRGNAVGKLYFQQRTTNGHGKADNLILAAVIDLRDQNPDRAVILVTKDINLRIKAKIYGIDAEDYENDRALDDFALLYTGSTELTEDFWDHHPEVQSWNERGRTFYKLKRREDEAWYPNQCLFLPGENSVELRVLHVDEENATLVLLDDHSHANHSVWGIAARNREQNFALNVLMDPDVDFVTLLGTAGTGKTLLALAAGLAQVMDQQRYREIIMTRATVSVGEDIGFLPGTEEEKMTPWMGALTDNLEVLANPEEGGSWGRQATNDLLASRIKIRSLNFMRGRTFLSRYLIIDEAQNLTPKQMKTLITRAGPGTKIVCLGNVEQIDTPYLTETTSGLTYAVDRFKDWEHSAHITLRRGERSRLADFASEAL encoded by the coding sequence ATGACCGGAAGCAAGCGCATTTACGCTCTCGACACGAACGTCCTGCTGCACGATCCCACGTCGCTGTTCCGGTTTGAAGAACACGACGTGTTCATCCCCATGACCGTGCTGGAAGAACTGGACGAAAAGAAAAAAGGTGGTTCCGAAGTCTCGCGCAACGGTCGCCAGGTCAGCCGCTTCCTCAATGAACTGATCGAACAGGGGAACGGCCACGGCATCAGCAATGGCATCGAACTGATCAGCCCCCAGGGCATCAAGCTCAAACGCGGCAACGCCGTCGGCAAACTGTATTTCCAGCAACGCACGACCAACGGCCACGGCAAGGCCGACAATCTGATCCTGGCCGCCGTGATCGATCTGCGCGACCAGAATCCGGATCGCGCGGTGATCCTGGTCACCAAAGACATCAACCTGCGCATCAAGGCCAAGATCTACGGCATCGATGCGGAAGACTACGAAAACGATCGCGCGCTCGACGATTTCGCGCTGCTCTATACGGGCTCGACGGAGCTCACTGAGGACTTCTGGGATCACCACCCGGAAGTGCAATCGTGGAACGAACGCGGACGCACCTTCTACAAGCTCAAGCGCCGTGAGGACGAGGCGTGGTACCCCAATCAATGTCTGTTCCTGCCCGGCGAGAACAGCGTCGAACTGCGCGTACTGCACGTCGACGAGGAAAACGCCACGCTGGTGCTGCTCGACGATCACAGCCATGCCAATCACAGCGTGTGGGGCATTGCGGCGCGCAATCGCGAACAGAACTTTGCGCTCAACGTACTGATGGATCCGGACGTCGACTTCGTCACCCTGCTTGGCACGGCGGGCACCGGCAAGACGTTGCTGGCGCTGGCCGCCGGCCTCGCGCAAGTGATGGACCAGCAGCGTTACCGCGAAATCATCATGACGCGTGCAACGGTGTCGGTGGGCGAAGACATCGGTTTCCTGCCCGGCACCGAAGAGGAAAAGATGACACCGTGGATGGGCGCGCTCACCGATAACCTCGAAGTGCTCGCCAATCCGGAGGAAGGCGGCAGCTGGGGTCGCCAGGCCACCAATGACCTGCTGGCTTCGCGCATCAAGATCCGTTCGCTCAACTTCATGCGTGGCCGCACTTTCCTGTCGCGCTACCTGATCATCGACGAAGCGCAGAACCTCACGCCGAAGCAGATGAAAACGCTGATCACGCGCGCGGGTCCGGGCACGAAGATCGTGTGCCTGGGCAACGTCGAGCAGATCGATACGCCTTACCTGACGGAAACCACGTCGGGCCTGACGTATGCGGTGGACCGGTTCAAGGACTGGGAGCACTCGGCGCATATCACGCTGCGGCGTGGCGAGCGGTCGAGGTTGGCGGACTTTGCGTCGGAGGCGCTGTAA
- a CDS encoding peroxiredoxin, producing MPEIGKKAPKLKGPTGDGSELKLDSLKGQWVVVYFYPKDSTPGCTNEAKDFRDLYPKFRKRNAEIIGVSRDSVKSHANFTAKQELPFPLVSDPEEIWCQAFDVIHEKVLYGKRHMGIVRSTFLIDPEGKLVQEWRSVKVPGHAQAVLDAIPTK from the coding sequence ATGCCTGAAATCGGCAAGAAAGCACCCAAGCTCAAGGGTCCCACCGGCGACGGAAGCGAACTCAAGCTCGACAGCCTGAAAGGCCAATGGGTGGTGGTGTACTTCTATCCCAAGGACAGCACGCCCGGCTGCACCAACGAAGCCAAGGACTTCCGCGACCTGTACCCGAAGTTCCGCAAGCGCAACGCCGAAATCATCGGCGTGTCGCGCGACTCGGTGAAATCGCACGCCAACTTCACCGCCAAGCAGGAGCTGCCTTTTCCGCTCGTGTCGGACCCCGAGGAAATCTGGTGCCAGGCCTTCGATGTCATTCACGAAAAGGTGCTGTATGGAAAACGTCACATGGGTATCGTACGAAGTACCTTCCTGATCGATCCGGAGGGGAAGCTCGTGCAGGAATGGCGAAGTGTGAAGGTGCCTGGCCATGCCCAGGCCGTGCTCGACGCTATCCCGACGAAGTGA
- a CDS encoding glycine cleavage system protein R, producing MRTGSDNQLLIQTLTPSARTPLRSLAKRLADAGCNLADARVTSIGTDTSLTLLATGTWDAVAKLESALAKLGREEDLHLVHYRTDGRAPTTRHLPYLIEVISADRPGILTKIIDFFDRHDIAIDQMSSMRYQALQTGAPMFQAQITVGIPADTHIAALRDDFLEFCDGLNLDAIMDPVKF from the coding sequence GTGCGAACAGGCTCCGACAACCAGTTGCTGATCCAGACGCTCACGCCGTCGGCCCGTACTCCGCTGCGGAGCCTGGCCAAACGCCTGGCCGATGCCGGCTGCAACTTGGCCGACGCTCGTGTTACCTCCATCGGCACCGATACGTCGCTCACACTGCTCGCAACGGGAACGTGGGACGCGGTCGCCAAGCTGGAATCGGCGCTGGCGAAACTGGGACGCGAGGAGGATCTCCACCTGGTGCACTACCGAACCGACGGCCGGGCACCCACGACGCGTCACCTGCCGTATCTGATTGAAGTGATTTCCGCCGATCGACCCGGCATCCTGACCAAGATCATCGACTTCTTTGATCGACACGACATCGCCATCGACCAGATGAGCTCGATGCGCTATCAGGCACTGCAAACCGGCGCCCCGATGTTCCAGGCACAGATCACCGTCGGCATTCCCGCCGATACGCATATCGCGGCGCTGCGTGACGATTTCCTGGAGTTCTGCGATGGCCTGAACCTGGATGCCATCATGGATCCGGTCAAGTTTTGA
- the dapA gene encoding 4-hydroxy-tetrahydrodipicolinate synthase → MEIRGSICALATPFDAQGALDLDAYGRLLDYQLAGGTQAVVVAGSTGEAHMLEHDEYERLLAFAVERVAGRVPVIAGTGEAGTAKTVALTRRAKALGADVALVVAPYYVRPTQEGLRRHFLEVADHGGLPVIVYNVPGRTSCDLLPETLAALRDHPAIIGIKEAVASDERIRACAELARADFVYLSGDDGTAAKAMLSGAAGTISVVANLAPKAFRSLCDAATSGDQAATSRCDQQLAPLVEALNCAPNPIAVKAGLPQLGLGSAAPRLPLVELQEGPDRARITEAVAGLASLANAA, encoded by the coding sequence TTGGAAATCCGCGGAAGTATTTGCGCCCTGGCGACCCCTTTCGACGCCCAGGGGGCGCTCGATCTCGACGCCTACGGGCGTTTGCTGGATTACCAGCTGGCGGGTGGCACCCAGGCCGTTGTCGTGGCGGGTTCCACGGGCGAAGCCCACATGCTTGAGCACGATGAGTACGAGCGCCTGCTGGCGTTCGCCGTCGAACGCGTGGCCGGTCGCGTGCCGGTCATCGCCGGTACCGGCGAAGCGGGCACGGCCAAGACCGTGGCCCTGACCCGCCGCGCCAAGGCCCTGGGCGCGGACGTCGCCCTTGTCGTGGCGCCGTATTATGTGCGCCCGACTCAGGAAGGCCTGCGTCGTCACTTCCTCGAAGTGGCCGATCACGGCGGCCTGCCGGTCATCGTCTACAACGTGCCCGGCCGCACCTCGTGCGACCTGTTGCCGGAGACGCTGGCCGCGCTGCGCGACCATCCGGCCATCATCGGCATCAAGGAAGCGGTGGCATCGGACGAGCGCATTCGCGCCTGTGCGGAACTTGCGCGCGCGGATTTCGTCTATCTGTCCGGTGATGACGGTACGGCGGCCAAGGCCATGCTGTCCGGCGCCGCCGGAACCATCTCCGTGGTGGCCAATCTGGCGCCCAAGGCGTTCCGCTCGCTCTGCGATGCGGCCACGTCGGGCGATCAGGCGGCCACTTCCCGTTGCGACCAGCAACTGGCCCCCCTGGTGGAGGCGCTGAACTGCGCGCCCAACCCCATAGCGGTCAAGGCTGGCCTGCCGCAACTGGGCCTGGGGTCGGCGGCACCACGCCTGCCTCTGGTTGAATTGCAGGAAGGCCCTGACCGCGCCCGGATTACCGAAGCGGTGGCGGGTCTGGCATCCTTGGCGAATGCGGCTTGA
- a CDS encoding helix-turn-helix domain-containing protein: MAVTPGRHIRRLRRLLGIKQVDLAARLSVTQSTLSRWENGVWPVSGAQYDQVLDLLQSEGPAVDPLLRRLVESSSLRMHLICDRTHRLLAASPSRCEAWRLSVADLAGSSMLRYATDSILDAEAALHDTDWFDRPSVMRELETGSNASDDVPIVASRAVWERLWLADGTAVRLVTTLPDHA; encoded by the coding sequence ATGGCCGTCACACCGGGGCGCCATATCCGGCGCCTGCGCCGACTTCTCGGCATCAAACAGGTTGATCTTGCCGCCCGACTGTCGGTCACCCAATCGACGTTGTCGCGCTGGGAGAACGGCGTGTGGCCGGTGTCCGGGGCGCAGTACGACCAGGTCCTGGATCTGCTTCAGTCCGAGGGCCCCGCCGTCGATCCCTTGCTGCGCCGGCTGGTGGAATCGTCGTCGCTCAGGATGCACCTTATCTGCGATCGGACGCATCGCCTGCTGGCCGCCTCGCCGTCGCGTTGTGAGGCTTGGCGGTTGTCGGTGGCCGATTTGGCCGGAAGTTCGATGCTTCGTTATGCGACTGATTCGATCCTTGACGCCGAGGCGGCCTTGCACGACACGGACTGGTTCGACCGTCCCTCCGTCATGCGCGAACTGGAGACCGGAAGCAACGCAAGCGATGATGTGCCGATCGTTGCCAGCCGCGCCGTGTGGGAGCGATTGTGGCTTGCCGATGGCACGGCGGTTCGCCTCGTGACGACCTTGCCCGATCACGCATAA
- a CDS encoding NAD-dependent epimerase/dehydratase family protein has translation MTIVVTGSAGHLGEGLMRTLRAAGRDAIGLDIKASPFTDRVGSVTDRDVVRDVLRGASSVIHAATLHKPHVVTHAHQQFIDTNVSGTLCLLECAVEAKVGCFVFTSTTSTFGTALNPAPGEPAAWITEGVVPVPKNIYGATKLGAEHLCEMFAHKKRLPVVVLRTSRFFPEEDDSASVRQRFSLDNAQLNELLYRRVDLDDLVQAHLLALEHAARLGFGRFIVSAPSPFRHEHLATLRRHPWDVVRGLFPDAQSIYGDRGWSMFDELDRVYVSQSAVESLGWRPRYDYAHALAHVAAGRDFRSPLAVAVGRKGYHDVAFENGPYPVEQVPDRR, from the coding sequence ATGACGATTGTCGTTACAGGAAGTGCGGGGCACCTTGGCGAAGGCCTGATGCGCACGTTGCGTGCCGCAGGGCGCGACGCCATTGGACTCGACATCAAAGCCTCGCCCTTCACCGATCGTGTGGGTTCGGTCACGGATCGGGACGTCGTGCGCGACGTATTGCGTGGTGCCAGCTCGGTGATCCACGCGGCGACGCTGCACAAGCCCCACGTCGTGACGCACGCCCACCAGCAATTCATCGATACCAATGTCAGCGGCACGTTGTGCCTGCTCGAGTGCGCTGTTGAGGCGAAGGTCGGGTGCTTCGTATTCACCAGCACGACCAGCACCTTCGGGACGGCGCTGAACCCCGCGCCAGGCGAACCTGCTGCCTGGATTACGGAGGGCGTAGTGCCCGTGCCGAAGAACATCTACGGCGCGACGAAGCTTGGCGCCGAGCACCTGTGCGAGATGTTTGCCCACAAGAAACGGTTGCCAGTGGTGGTGCTGCGGACGTCGCGCTTCTTTCCGGAAGAGGACGATTCGGCCAGCGTGCGTCAGCGCTTCAGTCTGGACAATGCCCAGCTCAATGAGCTGCTGTATCGGCGCGTGGACCTCGACGATCTGGTCCAGGCCCACCTGCTGGCCCTGGAGCACGCGGCCCGGCTCGGATTCGGGCGTTTCATCGTCTCGGCCCCCAGTCCGTTCCGTCACGAACATCTCGCGACGCTTCGTCGGCACCCCTGGGATGTCGTTCGCGGCCTGTTTCCGGACGCGCAGTCGATTTACGGGGACCGGGGCTGGTCCATGTTCGATGAACTGGATCGGGTCTATGTCAGCCAGTCGGCTGTCGAATCACTGGGCTGGCGCCCTCGTTATGACTATGCCCATGCTCTCGCACATGTGGCGGCCGGGCGCGATTTCCGAAGTCCCCTGGCCGTGGCCGTGGGGCGCAAGGGCTACCACGACGTCGCGTTTGAGAACGGGCCCTATCCGGTCGAACAAGTCCCGGACCGGAGATAG
- the fdxA gene encoding ferredoxin FdxA, translating into MTFVVTDNCIKCKYTDCVEVCPVDAFHEGPNFLVINPDECIDCTLCEPECPINAIYPEDDVPAGQENFVALNADLAKSWPVITERKDGLPDAKDWENKPGKLDLLQR; encoded by the coding sequence ATGACCTTTGTCGTCACCGACAACTGCATCAAGTGCAAATACACGGATTGTGTCGAGGTTTGCCCTGTCGACGCCTTCCATGAAGGCCCGAACTTCCTGGTGATCAATCCGGACGAGTGCATCGACTGCACCCTTTGCGAGCCGGAATGCCCGATCAATGCCATCTATCCTGAGGACGACGTCCCCGCGGGCCAGGAGAATTTTGTCGCCCTGAACGCCGATCTGGCCAAGAGCTGGCCGGTGATCACCGAGCGCAAGGATGGCCTGCCCGACGCGAAGGACTGGGAAAACAAGCCCGGCAAGCTGGACCTGCTGCAGCGCTGA
- the pcnB gene encoding polynucleotide adenylyltransferase PcnB translates to MNLKARNDATPTLRIIPREQHNISRKNISKAALRVLYRLNEAGFDAYLVGGAVRDLLLGGHPKDFDVATNATPDEVKKLFRNCRLIGRRFRLAHVVYGPEIIEVATFRGTGEEDSEGDRHIVDGRIVRDNVWGTIEEDAIRRDFRVNALYYDISDFSVRDYVGGIQDVEDRVLHLIGDPATRYREDPVRMLRAVRLAAKLNFRIDERASAPFEELGPLLLDASPARLFDESLKMFLAGHGLKSFRMLEQTGLLKFMFPATARALKRGDKALRILIEQGLSNTDARVVEGKSVTPAFLFAVLLWGEVRDLAHAWMVKGVDANDAWGRATANVIAEQCQRVAIPRRFTLTMEEIWSLQPRFEQVQRKKVFRLMAHPRFRAAFDFLALRAAESPAIRELGEWWAHAQQLPHETLAAALAGVTSPPESGGKSEAVSAAPKKRRRRRKPSGGKSGAA, encoded by the coding sequence TTGAACTTGAAAGCAAGGAACGACGCCACGCCAACGCTGCGCATCATTCCGCGCGAGCAGCACAACATCTCGCGCAAGAACATCAGCAAAGCCGCGCTGCGCGTGTTGTACCGACTCAACGAAGCGGGCTTCGATGCCTATCTCGTTGGCGGTGCCGTGCGCGACCTGCTGCTTGGCGGTCACCCCAAGGATTTCGACGTGGCCACCAACGCCACGCCGGATGAGGTCAAGAAACTGTTCCGCAACTGCCGTCTGATCGGCAGACGCTTCCGGCTCGCCCACGTTGTCTATGGGCCGGAGATCATCGAAGTGGCCACGTTCCGTGGTACCGGTGAGGAAGACAGCGAGGGGGATCGTCACATCGTCGATGGCCGCATCGTGCGCGACAACGTGTGGGGTACGATCGAGGAAGACGCGATTCGCCGTGACTTCCGCGTCAACGCGCTCTATTACGACATCAGCGATTTCTCGGTGCGCGATTACGTCGGCGGCATACAGGACGTGGAAGATCGCGTGCTGCACCTCATCGGTGACCCGGCGACGCGTTATCGCGAAGATCCGGTGCGCATGCTGCGTGCCGTGAGGCTCGCCGCCAAGCTCAACTTCCGTATCGACGAGCGCGCCTCGGCCCCGTTCGAGGAACTAGGCCCGCTGTTGCTGGATGCCTCACCGGCGCGTCTGTTCGACGAATCGCTCAAGATGTTCCTGGCCGGTCATGGTCTCAAGAGCTTCCGCATGCTCGAACAGACGGGCCTGCTCAAGTTCATGTTCCCGGCCACGGCGCGCGCCCTGAAGCGTGGTGACAAGGCGCTGCGTATCCTGATCGAGCAAGGCCTGTCCAATACCGACGCCCGCGTCGTGGAAGGCAAGTCGGTGACCCCGGCCTTCCTCTTCGCCGTGCTGCTGTGGGGCGAAGTGCGTGACCTCGCCCACGCCTGGATGGTCAAGGGCGTGGATGCGAACGACGCCTGGGGCCGCGCGACGGCAAATGTGATTGCCGAGCAATGCCAGCGCGTGGCGATTCCGCGTCGCTTCACGCTGACGATGGAAGAAATCTGGTCGCTGCAGCCGCGCTTCGAGCAGGTGCAGCGCAAGAAGGTGTTCCGCCTGATGGCGCATCCGCGCTTCCGCGCCGCCTTCGATTTCCTGGCCCTGCGCGCCGCCGAGTCGCCGGCCATTCGCGAATTGGGTGAATGGTGGGCGCACGCCCAGCAGCTGCCGCATGAAACGCTGGCCGCAGCGCTGGCGGGTGTCACCTCGCCGCCGGAGTCGGGCGGAAAGAGTGAGGCGGTCAGTGCCGCGCCGAAAAAGCGCCGCCGTCGTCGCAAACCCAGTGGCGGAAAGTCGGGCGCAGCGTGA
- the folK gene encoding 2-amino-4-hydroxy-6-hydroxymethyldihydropteridine diphosphokinase: MTTAYIALGSNLGDSEAHLEQAADALNQLPDTRVTATSRLFRTPPWGPIAQPPFLNAVVAVETGLSPHALLASMLGIERAAGRIRDQRWGPRTLDLDLLHMEGVSLHDEVLTLPHPRIAERAFVLLPLNDVAPNLVIPGQGVVADLLAVADQAGCEVIP; the protein is encoded by the coding sequence GTGACCACCGCCTACATCGCCCTGGGAAGCAATCTTGGGGATTCCGAAGCGCATCTGGAGCAGGCCGCCGATGCGCTGAACCAGTTGCCGGATACGCGCGTGACGGCGACGTCGCGCCTTTTCCGCACGCCGCCCTGGGGCCCCATCGCGCAGCCGCCGTTCCTCAATGCGGTGGTCGCCGTCGAGACAGGCCTGTCCCCCCACGCGCTGCTGGCATCCATGCTCGGAATCGAGCGCGCCGCCGGCCGCATTCGCGACCAGCGCTGGGGGCCGAGAACGCTTGATCTGGATCTGCTCCACATGGAGGGCGTGTCGCTGCATGACGAGGTTCTGACCTTGCCGCATCCGCGCATCGCCGAGCGTGCCTTCGTCCTGCTTCCACTCAACGACGTGGCGCCCAATCTGGTCATTCCGGGGCAGGGCGTCGTCGCCGACCTGCTGGCCGTGGCCGACCAGGCCGGCTGCGAGGTCATTCCTTGA
- the panB gene encoding 3-methyl-2-oxobutanoate hydroxymethyltransferase — protein MYVQNAQAPARKTVTVPGLRAMKAEGKRIVMLTCYDFSFASQMEMAGIDVVLVGDSLGMVVQGQSSTLPVTLDHMVYHTAAVARGLKSTLLVTDLPFMSDRDVPHALEAGARIVGEGGAAMVKIEGAAPHILEIIQALDERVIPVCAHLGLTPQSVHKFGGFRIQGRDQDAADRVVAEAKAVEAAGAQLLVLEGVPSSLGKRVTDAVSIPVIGIGAGPDCDGQVLVLHDMLGVTPGKRPKFSKDFLAGRDSVAAAFAAYAEDVRNGAFPAPEHCFN, from the coding sequence GTGTACGTCCAGAATGCCCAGGCGCCCGCCCGCAAAACCGTGACCGTTCCTGGCCTGCGCGCCATGAAGGCCGAAGGCAAGCGCATCGTGATGCTGACCTGCTACGACTTCAGCTTCGCCTCGCAGATGGAAATGGCCGGCATCGACGTGGTGCTGGTGGGTGATTCGCTCGGCATGGTGGTACAGGGACAAAGCAGCACGCTGCCGGTGACGCTGGACCACATGGTCTATCACACCGCCGCCGTTGCCCGTGGCCTCAAGTCCACCCTGCTGGTCACCGATCTGCCGTTCATGAGCGATCGCGACGTGCCGCACGCACTGGAGGCTGGCGCACGCATCGTGGGTGAGGGTGGTGCCGCCATGGTCAAGATCGAAGGTGCCGCACCACATATCCTCGAGATCATCCAGGCCCTCGATGAGCGCGTGATTCCGGTGTGCGCGCACCTCGGGCTGACGCCGCAGTCAGTGCACAAGTTCGGCGGCTTCCGTATCCAGGGCCGCGACCAGGATGCCGCCGATCGCGTGGTGGCCGAAGCCAAGGCCGTCGAGGCGGCCGGTGCGCAGTTGCTGGTGCTTGAAGGCGTGCCGTCGTCGCTGGGCAAGCGCGTGACGGACGCCGTTTCCATCCCGGTCATTGGCATCGGCGCCGGCCCGGATTGCGATGGCCAGGTGCTGGTGTTGCACGACATGCTGGGCGTCACGCCCGGCAAGCGCCCGAAGTTCAGCAAGGATTTTCTCGCAGGACGCGACTCTGTCGCGGCGGCTTTCGCCGCCTATGCCGAGGACGTGCGAAATGGCGCGTTCCCGGCTCCCGAACACTGCTTCAACTGA
- the panC gene encoding pantoate--beta-alanine ligase, with translation MQTVQDAAALRALIRGWRAQGQTVGFVPTMGNLHAGHYSLIKVARARADRVVASVFVNPTQFGPNEDFERYPRTLTQDQVGLAENGCDLLFAPEVATMYPFGMGQSVSLHVPGITDTLEGAHRPGHFDGVATVVCKLFNLVQPDIAVFGQKDFQQLKVIERMVKDLSLPVKVMGSATSRADDGLALSSRNQYLSAEERLLAPHIHATLGQMRDLMAKGHAWRVVEQAATAKLTKLGFEPDYTAIRRVEDLSEPADDEKTGLVALIAARLGKTRLIDNLSFD, from the coding sequence ATGCAAACCGTGCAAGATGCCGCCGCGCTGCGCGCCTTGATCCGTGGCTGGCGCGCGCAGGGCCAGACGGTGGGCTTCGTGCCCACGATGGGTAACCTGCATGCCGGGCACTATTCGCTGATCAAGGTGGCGCGCGCCCGCGCCGATCGCGTGGTGGCGAGCGTGTTCGTCAATCCGACCCAGTTCGGTCCCAACGAAGATTTCGAGCGCTACCCGCGCACCCTGACCCAGGACCAGGTTGGCCTGGCCGAAAACGGTTGCGACCTGCTGTTCGCGCCGGAAGTGGCCACGATGTACCCGTTCGGCATGGGACAGAGCGTGTCACTGCACGTCCCCGGCATTACCGATACGCTGGAAGGCGCCCATCGCCCGGGTCACTTCGACGGCGTGGCGACCGTGGTCTGCAAGTTGTTCAACCTGGTTCAGCCGGATATCGCCGTCTTTGGACAGAAGGATTTCCAGCAGCTCAAGGTCATCGAGCGCATGGTGAAGGACCTGTCCCTGCCGGTGAAGGTCATGGGCTCGGCCACGTCGCGCGCCGACGACGGCCTGGCCCTCAGCTCCCGCAACCAGTACCTCAGCGCCGAGGAGCGGCTCCTGGCGCCGCATATCCACGCCACGCTGGGGCAGATGCGTGACCTTATGGCCAAGGGGCATGCCTGGCGGGTGGTCGAGCAGGCCGCCACGGCCAAACTGACCAAGCTGGGTTTCGAGCCCGATTACACGGCCATCCGCCGTGTCGAAGACCTCTCCGAGCCGGCCGATGACGAGAAAACCGGCCTGGTGGCCCTGATCGCGGCCCGCCTCGGCAAGACGCGCCTGATCGACAACTTGTCCTTCGACTGA
- the panD gene encoding aspartate 1-decarboxylase gives MNLNMLKAKIHRATVTHAELHYEGSIAIDGLLLDASGIREYEQIHAWNINNGKRFVTYALRAEEGSGIISVNGSAAHRAQPGDLVIIAAFCQLSEAEVEQFQPMLVYVDADNRISHTNRSIPKQMAAA, from the coding sequence ATGAATCTGAACATGCTCAAGGCCAAGATCCACCGCGCGACGGTGACCCATGCCGAGCTGCATTACGAAGGCTCCATTGCCATCGACGGCCTGCTGCTCGATGCCTCCGGCATTCGCGAGTACGAGCAGATCCATGCCTGGAACATCAACAACGGCAAGCGCTTCGTCACCTATGCGCTGCGTGCCGAAGAGGGGTCGGGCATTATTTCGGTGAACGGCAGCGCCGCCCACCGCGCCCAGCCGGGCGACCTGGTCATCATCGCGGCCTTCTGCCAGCTCTCGGAAGCCGAAGTCGAGCAGTTCCAGCCGATGCTGGTGTACGTGGACGCCGACAACCGCATCTCGCACACGAACCGTTCCATCCCCAAGCAGATGGCCGCCGCCTGA